The Halichoerus grypus chromosome 14, mHalGry1.hap1.1, whole genome shotgun sequence genomic interval GGAGCCCAGCCATGCAGGACCTGCCCCGGCGGTGCTCGGCCCTGCCCTTCCTCAGCTCCTTCTTCCAGGGCCGCCGGCACTCGTCCTCGGACCCTGTCCTGCAGCATGGCCGGCGTGGCTCGGCCGCCCAGACGCTCTCCTCGTCCTCTCTCCAGGTGATGGTGGCGGTGGCCTCCGTCAGCTGTGCCGAGAGAAACCCAGCTAGCCTCCAGAGAAAAAGTAAAGCTCTTTCCTTCTTAAAGATTGCCACAGCTTTGAGTTTAAATTCAGACTGTTGACAATTAATTCTACGTTGTACTTTCACTGTGTGTTATGCTAGGAGCTTCGGTGGACATGTAATAGGAGATAAAGTGATTGAATGTTTTGTGCTTTtgcattaaaaatgtaatttttgaaaaaattcattCTCTTGTAAAAGATCTGCTTTTATGGTTTCTTCCTCTTCGTTACCAATATGACATGTGGAGATTATTGTGTGTGAAAGCCTTTTCTGTATTAAGAGATCATGCACTCAGATGAAAAGGAAACCGTTTTATTTCTGGCAAAATGAAGGGAATGTAGCCCCGGCTCGTCATCTACAATCCTGAGGTGACATGGAAGCTGTTTCTCATGTTACTGTTGCATTTGGAGAGTGGAATTTTGAATCCTCTCTTCCTTGTATGTTCTAGGAAATTCAGGACGTCCAACACCAAAGTACACGAAAGTCGGAGAGCGCTTACGGCATGTGATTCCCGGCCACATGGCCTGCTCCCTGGCGTGTGGCGGCAGGGCCTGCAAGTACGAAAGCCCAGCGCGCTGGGGCGAGCAGGAGCAAGCCATCCACGGGGTGTACTCGTCGTGGTGAGTGAGTCTGCGGGGCCAGCGGCACGGGGGTGTGGAGGCGGagggccccgcccctgccccggcctTGCGGCTTGATGAGCCGTGTGATCTTGGCTGCCTCACGTGGGTGTTCTGAACTTCttgtgtaaaatggaaataataaaaccaacCCACAGGGGTTTTTTAATTAAGTGAAATGATGTACgtaaatcttaaagaaatggtAACGAGATAGCTCTTAAGCATTGGAAGTTGCTAGAAATAATGTGCTCAGCTATAAATTTGAGAAGGCAGGAGGTACATACATGGTTTGTCAGTTTCACACAGGTACGTGTTagcctcatttctttttgttcccGTCTTCTGGATGAAAGGGCACACTTCCACGCAAATACACCGCCCGCGTGCCTCAGTAGAGAGCGGTGCACGTTGTTGGCTCAGCAGGCAGGGTGAAGACGGGTGCATGCTTTATGGTGTGCAGATGTGATTCATTCTGCAGTGAATCCTTCTGCTGCTTGTTACTAACGGTAAACTGTTAAGTGTACCTCTTTTGATGTAGTGATGTCTCTGATGAATTCTGATAATCAAGCCAAAtcacctttgttttgtttgtttgttttttaaagattttttatttatttattagagagagcacaagcgggggggagcagagagagaaggagaagcagacttcccgctgagcagggagcctgatgtggggcttaatgtagggctcgatcccagcacccagagatcatgacctgaaccgaaggcagacacttaacctactgagccacccaggtgccccgccaaaTCACCTTTGAAGCCCACTAAGAGGAATTCACGGTTTAAAGAACTCTAGTGGTGAATCATTTCCTGCAGCAAGAATCCATTTCCAAATTAGACTTTCGTCAACCGGCTTACCTAACTTGCAGCCTGGGCTTTTTTATATTTGCTGGCACGTGTGTAGTGATAGAGTTGGGGTCCATTGTCACTGCCGTTCCCCACAGATCATATTCTAGTCTAAAGAATGTTGTGTGAAAGCAAGCACTAGGCCTGAGGTGTGCTCGGACCATAAATTTCCAATAATGCAGCTTGAAATCACGttaatatttttggtttattGTTGACTAAACATCTGAGTCTTTTTCACCTGTCATGCTTTCACTTCTCTCCTCGTCTTATACTAAGTACTACTGAATTTGGCGGGGGAGGCCCCCATCAATTTTCAGGGCTTGCCTCAGCAGGGAGGCATGGTATCTTTCTGGATTGTGCTCTGCTCAGCTGATGTCTCTGTTACTCATCAGGCTCATGTGACCCATAGCTCCCAATAGACTGCCTGACGTACCTTTCACCAGACCCCTGAGGAGGGGCAGCTGTCTGTTGGGGGGCCTCTGTCCATTTGTCCTCAGGccagcactgtgctagacacGGTCAAATTATTACGTCGTCTTCATAAAGCTCCTGAAAGTAGGCGTGGTTAATGTCATTCTATTGATGAAGGAATTGAGGTCCAGAGAGACTAATCTACTACCCAGCTAGAAGTAGAAAAGCCAGCATTTGAAACCAGGCCCAAATGACTCCAAAGCCCATATGTTTTGCTGAATTACAATAACTCAGCATTTATTCCTAACCACATGCCAGGATTTGTGCTAAAGACTTTACACCCACATTGTGTTGAATTCTCCTGCCAACCCTGCGAGGCAGGCGTTATTCCTACTTAACATAATAGGTAACTGAGGGGCAGAATTACCTTTGCTGCTCAACGAGGTTCCTCCACAACATCCACTAGAATCTCAGGAGAGTACTTGAAACCACACTGCGGGAGTCCACAAATACTTTACATCCTGGAATTTTTTCCAGGGATTCAGGGTTTCTTAGAGCCCTCATCGTGATGCAAAATTGAAGCCAGAATTTGTATAAGAAAATTGTTCTAGATTTGTTAAAATCATAGAAAAGTAGGGACTTGATATCTTGTTCTCTTAGTTCTTAGAGCTGGAACGTTCCAAGTTTTGTGCATctcaccagcccctcctcccatcctAGGGTCACTGAGAATATCCTAGCCATGGCTCGCCCGTCCACTGAGCTCCTCGAGAAGTACCGCCTCATCGAGCAGTTCCAAAGGTAAATGCCGTGTCGTTGACACACTTGCTAAGCCAATTTGCATGTTCTTGTCCATTGCTTTTGACGTCAAATAGTCAAACGATAGGCAGTGGACAGCTTATTTCGACTAGGAAATTGAGGTTTTTGAGAGTGattaataatgtttattaatgccaaaaatacttgattttttttttaaacacttgctctcaaaataacttttttcttttctcctgtcaGCCATGGCATAAAAACAGTCATCAACCTGCAGCGCCCTGGTGAGCATGCCAGCTGTGGGAACCCTCTGGAACAAGAAAGTGGCTTCACGTACCTTCCGGAAGCTTTCATGGAGGCTGGCAGTAAGtccttccacctcccctccatgAGTTACCAAGAACAGCACCCAGACTCTTGTCTGCCCAGCTCTCCCGTTACCGGGTGATAGAATGACCGCTTTCTGCAGGGGGTGGGCTCCCTACGGAGAAGATGAGCTGACTGATTCTAGATAATGTGGCCATTCTTCTCGGGTGGTGCTGCTGAAAGTACAGGATTCCTTTTGTCCTGTGAGAGGGATCTTGGGAGGGGCCCTGTAGAAACAATGCCCGCGTTAGTTACCATGGACACTGGCCCTGCTGCTCTGCGCATCCCATAGTTCTTGTTTCTGCCTCACACTCAGGCCCTGCAGGCTTCGTGAGTCCCCACTCGCCTGGGTCACACAGTGTACACATGGCAGCAGGATTGGAACCCGGGACTCACTCATGCCCGTACTgctgcccagctctgcctctgggTAGGACGCAGGGAGTCTTTATGTGACAGTCCCAGAAGCCCCAGTCTTGGGAGCCTAGGGATGGAGTCCACCGAACACATGCCATTCAGGACCAGACTGGAAAGGACCAACCCTGGCCACTTTGGGGACTTGTTTTTAAGAAGTGTGTGTCTAGCTTTTTTTGTCTCCACTGGGTGGAAAATCTGTATGTACCCACCTTGTGCCATTTATGAGTCCTTTAGACACATTGCCATACTTAAACAAGATGCCATGCTTTCCCTCTGTAGCTGAGTAATTTGGGCCAAGGTCGGGGACTTTATTAATTTGTAATCCTGTTTCACCTTAATTCTTTCTGGCTGAGTTTTAGCAGGAAATATCTTAAGTAATATAGAATGTGCTTTGTGAGAAATGTTAACGTGAACTTACTGGAAATGTAAAAAGTCTATTATTTTAGGCCTCTGCATCCAGTTCAATCCATGTGCCTTACAGCTTTACACTTTTCATGAATTCACTTCCTTTCTTCAGATGGCTATGCAAGTACTTTTCCTCGATGTCaattgttttttcctgttttctttttttcattgtccAGTTTATTTCTACAATTTTGGATGGAAGGATTATGGTGTAGCATCGCTCACCACCATCTTAGATATGGTGAAGGTGATGACATTTGCCTTACAAGAAGGAAAAGTAGCTGTCCATTGTCATGCAGGGCTTGGTCGGACAGGTAAATACTAGGAAGTGGATTTATTGTCTTGTAGCATATTTAAACATGTAAAGAATAGTATTTTGTAATTCTAGaggataaatatttttcagaatccTATCAAAGTTTTGGAGTCAAATGGTAGAAGCCactgaaagaaattagaaataacttAAACAAATGGTTTCAGTGATCATTTATTTGTGAGAGTATTTTTGAGAGACTTAAGCCTGAAAACTCATCATATTTAGTAAACAGATGGGTTTCCACAGCTCACTAAATGATTATTCTGgttattctttttcaaaggaaaaaagccccaacactttatttataatacataatatctttttaaaatgtaattttccttaaccaaaataatgaaaatagaaagCATTGTTTTATTTGGtgtgttctaagcactttacacaaactgtttttttaagtctttagcAATAATGTGAGTCTTGAAGGAGCTTAAGTAATTTGCTACATtgagtaagtggcagagccaagatttaaatTCGTGGCTGGAAGGAATTTATTTGTGAAGGGAGTCTATCTGTGCCtaaaattctatataaaaatcaatgattttacttaaaaatgcaGCAGATCTCAATGCAGTGCTGATACTGGggcaaaaataaatactgtaaggTTAGAATATTAATTGTCATCTGGTCCAGCCAGACACCTGAGCTCAACACTGTCCACAGTGTACCTGCGTACCCGCCTCCAGTTCTCCCACCTGCTTGGGAGTGTGTtcagggcagggactcagttctGCCTGAGAATGTCAGCTCTTAGGGTCCAGCTAAAATCTCACTGTTCTTGGGGATTCCACACGACAGCACTGCAGATACTTCCTGCTTACACTGAAGTGCCATGTCCTGGTGAGAAAGATTTGTGGGACACTGTAGCTACTGGGAACCATGCAGTTTGCAGAGGTCCTGATTTTCATGTGTAACGTGATTAACAAACTTGGTGAATCACACAGATGTCTTCTGATTTGCCTTTTACCTTGATATTAGTTAACTATCAAAGTTGGATTAATTGATTATCACCACTgtgttattcattttaatttaaaattaattaacaagAATAATAAGGTTTATAACATTAAGGTTGTTTCCTTTAATAATAAGTCTTTATCGAATAAAGTTATATCTTGGTCTAGAGAAAAGCACTATTAGTGTAGAGAAAAGTCCAGAAGTAAACTGTCAGTGTGAATAATCCCCAAAGAAAAAAAGCCCGAAAAGGAGGAATGCCAGGCTGGGAATGTGGCAACAATCGATGGCAAAGGTGGCAGGAGTAGGAAGTAAGTGTGCAGTCAGGGCGGGGGATGGAGTGAACTGTGCTCGGCTCCTTATCCTCTTCAGACCAACTTCAACAGGGATGAAAGCAAATCCTGCTCTACTTCCTGCtcaactgcttttaaaatattccatccaGTCAATCCATACACTGTTTGGACCTTCCCCTAACCCCCTCTCACTCCGTCATGCCCTCACCATACTTTCTCCCTCATCCCCTTACCACACTCACTCCCTCATCCGCCTCACCCACACTCACTCCCTcacccacactctctccctcatcccctcagcccctctcactccctcctccccctcacccaCACTCACTCCCTTATCCCCTCACCAcattctctcccacctccccctcacccacactctctccctcatcccctcagcCCCACTCACTCCCTCATCCCCCTCACCCACACTCACTCCCTTATCCCCTCACTAcattctctccctcatccccctcacccacactctctccctcatcccctcagcccctctcactccctcctcccctcacccacaCTCACTCCCTTATCCCCTCACTAcattctctccctcatccccctcacccacactctctccctcatcccctcagcCCCACTCACTCCCTCATCCCCCTCACCCACACTCACTCCCTTATCCCCTCACTAccttctctccctcatccccctcacccacactctctccctcatcccctcagcCCCACTCACTCCCTCATCCCCCTCACCCACACTCACTCCCTTATCCCCTCActacattctctccctccccctcacccacactctctccctcatcccctcagcccctctcactccctcctcccctcacccacaCTCACTCCCTTATCCCCTCACTAcattctctccctcatccccctcacccacactctctccctcatcccctcagcccctctcactccctcctccccttcaccCACACTCACTCCCTTATCCCCTCACTAcattctctccctcatccccctcacccacactctctccctcatcccctcagcCCCACTCACTCCCTCATCCCCCTCACCCAtactctctccctcatcccctcagcccctctcactccctcctccccctcagcccctctcactccctcctccccctcacccaCACTCACTCCCTTATCCCCTCACCAcattctctccctcatccccctcacccacactctctccctcatcccctcagcCCCACTAActccctcatccccccacccacactctctccctcatcccctcagcccctctcactccctcctccccctcacccaCACTCACTCCCTTATCCCCTCACTAtattctctccctcatccccctcacccacactctctctcatcccctcagcccctctcactccctcctccccctcacccacactcactccctcatcccctcactacattctctccctcatccccctcacccacactcactccctcatcccctcactacattctctccctcatccccctcacccacactcactccctcatcccctcagccccactcactccctcatcccctcagccccactcactccctcatccccctcacccacactctctccctcatcccctcagccccactcactccctcatcccctcactacattctctccctcatccccctcacccacattctctccctcatccccctcacccacactcactccctcatcccctcactacattctctccctcatccccctcacccacactctccccctcatcccctcacccctgctcactcCCTCATCCCCTCACTCACACTCACTCCGTCATGCCCCTCaccacactctctccctcaacTCTTCACCACactctccctcatccccctcaCCCCCGCTCACCCCACTCTATCCCTCATCCCCTCACTACATTCTCTCCCTCATCCACCTCACCACACTCACTCTCTCATCCCCTTGCCCCCTCTTACTCCCTCATCCCCCTcacccacactctctccctcatcccctcacccATACTTACTTCCTTTCAGGGTACAGAGATGACTGTGGATTCTCAGTCAGGTGAATAAACACTTGTACAAGAAGTCAGTAAGTTATAATTGTCCTTAAAATGATCCTTTATATGGTTTCCTGACAcgtattcaaaatttaaaacttaaagagTGATAAGTAAATAAGTTATAAAGTTTTTCATACCAATCTTCTCTTCTTCACCTCTAGGTGTTTTAATAGCATGTTACTTAGTTTTTGCAACAAGAATGACTGCTGACCAAGCAATTATATTTGTTCGGGCAAAGCGACCCAATTCCATACAAACTCGAGGACAACTACTCTGTGTAAGGGAGTTTACTCAGTTTCTGATTCCTCTTCGCAATATATTCTCTTGCTGTGACCCCAAAGCACACGCTGTTACTTTAGCACAGTATCTTATTCGCCAGCGGCATCTGCTTCATGGTTATGAGGCCCGACTTCTGAAACATGTACCCAAAATTATCCACCTCGTTTGCAAATTGCTCCTTGACTTAGCCGAGAACAGGCCAGTGGTGACAGAAGAGGTGCCAGAAGTGCCCAGTCTATCTGCCGAAATTGAGAAGACAGTTTCTGAGATGATCACCCTGCAGCTGGATAAAGAGTTGCTGAGGCAGGGCAGCGACGCCTCAGATTCCTACCCCCCCACTGCAGTGCCCACAGATTTTGAGAATCAGGGTGTGATTCTTTCCAGCGAGCAAGAGATTGACCCTCTTTGGAAGAGACGGAATGTCGAGTGCCTTCAGCCCCTGACTCATCTGAAAAGACGATTCAGCTGCAGCGACTCAGATTTAAAGAGGGCTGAGTCGCTTCTGGAGCAGGGGGGATCTCCGTGGACAGGGCCTGCCCAGGTGTTGCTTGGCCATCATCCGGGGCAGCAGAAGCCCATCAGCCACTGTTACACCCCCCAGTCTCCACAGCTTGATCCAAGTAAGGAAAAGCTGGTCCAAAATACATTCTCTTTCTGGAATCAGGCTAAATTTGGAGGCCTGGAAGGACTCAAAGATGAGGGGTCACCGGTTTTCCATAGGGAGACTATTGCAAAGGAAGTACAGCGGAGTAGAACCTTCTCTTCGGGTGTTTCAAGTTCATACAACCCTAGGGAGCCAGTTATACCGAGCCTTGCAGATACCCCTACGGACCCAAACTGTTCTCCCCAGCAAGCGCCCCACTGTCAGGACGGAACTCCTGCTGGTTGCTGCTCCGACACCCCCCGCGGCCCCGTGGACTGTGGCTTCAGCCCCAAAGCACCCTTCTCCGGTGGACGCATCCGAGCCCAGGACAGCAAAGATCTGTCTGCAGTTGCTCCACACACTGCTCTGCAGTCTGAATTGAGTGTCGAAGCCAGGAGAATACTGGCAGCCAAAGCCCTGGCAAGTTTCAGTGAGTtcacagaagaggaggaggtgaaAAGGAAGGTAGAAATGTGGCAGGTACTTGTATTTCATTTGATTATGTGTGGGGGGGAAATACTTATGTCAGAACAAAAACATAATACATTTTACCAAATTTAAGTATTATGGGAATTTGAAGACCTGTTTATGTAATACGTAACTTTTGAACTTCAGGTTTCTCAATCTCTGTGTGAAAGAAAGCGCTCAGTGCTTAGCACTTAGCAGGGCCCTTGGAGCAGGGCATTGATGCTGATGCATGTGGCAGCTTCCTGCTTTCCTGCTGGGTTTGTGGGATGGACAGACCTCAGCAGACAGCTTTAGGAACTAACTTGTGCACCGCTAACCTGAGTCTGGTGGGGAGAATCACTGACCAAGAGACATAAGTGAAATCAGAGaaaattcttttccaaagtcATCAACGCAAGTGTTGAGTGAGGTCAGGAGGACACGTGATGGATGCTGTCTGCTCAGCATCCCTTCCCGCAGACTTCCCAGTGCACCCCAATGAGGCAACAGTCAGATTCCACAAAGCAAATGGGAGCAAGCCACAGAGTACCTTTGTGtcattaggtttttaaaaaagattttatttatttagagagagcaagaggggtgtgggggtaggggcacagggagagagaggatcccaagctcAGCACcaagcctgacgcggggctccatctcacgatcctgagatcatgacctgagctgaaattgagtcagacacttaactgactgagccacccaggcgcccctgtgctatTAGTTTTACCTGAGGTTGTGTCTTTGGGGACCATTTCTTGGCTTTTACTTAAATTAGAAtgtgcaattttaaattttaaccccTTTTTGTGGTGTATTTTCATTAGAAACACAGTCTTAAATCAGTTGTGCTCTTTGCCCTGAATGAGCAGCTGGTGTAGACAAAGGGCAGGCCTTACCACCTAATTATCAGAAACTAGTAAACTGCCCAAATGTGGGGCTGACCTGGGGAGGCCTGGCTCAGTGAAACAGACTTGTTCGCCTATAATCTCCCACAAATTATTTGTGTATGTGCTCCTCTGTATTCTACATTAATTAAGCAAGGCATGTACACTTTCCAGAAGGTTCAGAACCTTCCAGATGCAGAGGTGGGAAAACTAGGCCCAGAGCCTTGCACCACTTACAGCTGTGGACTGCAGAGCATGTGCACATTGTTTGTCAGAACCGCAGGTGTTTGCTGAGCAAATCGCTACGTATATTGATTTCTTACAACACGAAGTATTTTTTCTTACTCCGAACTGAACAAGCCGCTCAGTCTGCGGGcccttcccttgtttttttttttttttttttttttttaagattttatttatttatttgacagagagagacacagtgagagagagagcacaagcagggggagtgggagagggagaagcaggcttcccggtggagcagggagcccatgcggggctcgatcccaggaccctgggatcatgacctgagccgaaggcagacgcttaacgactgagccacccaggcgcccccgggccCTTCCCTTGTAACACCATAGCCACGAGAGCTGGTGGTTGGACCCCTCATAGGTCAGCCCAGCATGGGCCAGACTGTCGGAGCACCTCACACAGAAAAGCATTTTCCAGAGGTGAACACGACCCTTTTGTTTGGATAGGCTTGCCCTTTGTTTCACTTTCTGGATTTTATTATGGGCCTTTCA includes:
- the PTPDC1 gene encoding LOW QUALITY PROTEIN: protein tyrosine phosphatase domain-containing protein 1 (The sequence of the model RefSeq protein was modified relative to this genomic sequence to represent the inferred CDS: inserted 2 bases in 1 codon) gives rise to the protein MAVRSRRVLLAAQRNFTTEQAGAAIPSPAALSRWEPSXMQDLPRRCSALPFLSSFFQGRRHSSSDPVLQHGRRGSAAQTLSSSSLQVMVAVASVSCAERNPASLQRKRNSGRPTPKYTKVGERLRHVIPGHMACSLACGGRACKYESPARWGEQEQAIHGVYSSWVTENILAMARPSTELLEKYRLIEQFQSHGIKTVINLQRPGEHASCGNPLEQESGFTYLPEAFMEAGIYFYNFGWKDYGVASLTTILDMVKVMTFALQEGKVAVHCHAGLGRTGVLIACYLVFATRMTADQAIIFVRAKRPNSIQTRGQLLCVREFTQFLIPLRNIFSCCDPKAHAVTLAQYLIRQRHLLHGYEARLLKHVPKIIHLVCKLLLDLAENRPVVTEEVPEVPSLSAEIEKTVSEMITLQLDKELLRQGSDASDSYPPTAVPTDFENQGVILSSEQEIDPLWKRRNVECLQPLTHLKRRFSCSDSDLKRAESLLEQGGSPWTGPAQVLLGHHPGQQKPISHCYTPQSPQLDPSKEKLVQNTFSFWNQAKFGGLEGLKDEGSPVFHRETIAKEVQRSRTFSSGVSSSYNPREPVIPSLADTPTDPNCSPQQAPHCQDGTPAGCCSDTPRGPVDCGFSPKAPFSGGRIRAQDSKDLSAVAPHTALQSELSVEARRILAAKALASFSEFTEEEEVKRKVEMWQKELNSRDGAWERICGERDPFVLCSLMWSWVEQLKEPVITKEDVDTLAGSHADATEALFLLEKGQHQTILCVLHCIVSLQAIPADVEEAILIRAIKAFTKVNFDSENGPLVYDTLKKIFKHTLEENRKMTKDGPQPGV